A portion of the Colius striatus isolate bColStr4 chromosome 1, bColStr4.1.hap1, whole genome shotgun sequence genome contains these proteins:
- the ERCC5 gene encoding DNA excision repair protein ERCC-5 isoform X1 has product MGVQGLWKLLECAGKPINPETLEGKILAVDISIWLNQAIKGARDRGGNSIQNAHLLTLFHRLCKLLFFRIRPVFVFDGEAPLLKRQTLAKRRQRKEMAISDSRKTTEKLLKTFLKRQVIKTALTGKRKEALPSITQVRREGIDDMYVLPTLEEEEKNSSEEEEEKEWEVRMTQKKMLQEELCENPHSVDIESEDFNKLPPEIKHEILTDMKEFTKRKRTLFEAMPEESNDFSQYQLRGLLKKSNLNRCIENVEKELNQQQSGEIQTQYENEGGFVKEVESRRVVSEDTSHYILIKGIQANETTSRDLEAVAGPSSKMLEFTKLNKSSESPASAKLVVSDKLQTEENNNMVTAPPSPRTLLAIQAAMVESSSEEELMDEDTRRLKVDQSVTEEGAVSPRTLQAIRQALSDDDKREEVVTVRTIGVLPERSEVKDFLLSSSDEDVTVKTVGVLPKRSEARDFLLSSSDEEDQIPEVEEVKKPPTSTIHFPDQVIVQDAEFEKKSHELKENGIAPSVSRDENNSSIDSTRKDKEDVDKQENNSQMDLNSSEHKDLSLCTQKANCPPEQTSVRVLTRAEATDLSKTEENLKIPENTEEVISQTEEKVPEAQKDIRVFPEAKDPEEERGGVSQSEDSDSDGSFIEVDTEIGNEAEFPTKYDEKLGDETAPPEVETDTHDTVTQDLMKESDEVQLANDQNVEREDSKDASDEWQDISLEDLEELENDLSAEQNILQSQKQQQERVAASVTGQMFLESQELLRLFGIPYIEAPMEAEAQCALLDLTDQTAGTITDDSDVWLFGARHVYKNFFSQNKYVEYYQYVDFQNQLGLDRSKLINLAYLLGSDYTEGIPNVGFVTAMEILNEFPGHGLEPLLKFTEWWNEAQKNKKLRPNPHDTKVKRKLRELQLSSGFPNPAVAEAYLKPVVDETRSSFIWGKPDIEQIREFCQDHFGWTRTKTDEILLPVVKQLNLQQTQLRIDSFFRLAQHEKLTIKSQRLRRAVTCLKRKEKEAADEIREATAIMETELEQHDQREWEATGSANHQATDVQSGKRRKHSESRKEHLYAGGFVGNLCLSETSSDSSVEESEGRDLGKSKRRKTASVMETADHREKKGCSSSSDEDEELGNIVMVTAKPVFEGRKNKSKTKRGRTKKKS; this is encoded by the exons ATGGGAGTTCAAGGGCTTTGGAAACTGCTTGAGTGTGCTGGGAAGCCTATAAACCCAGAAACTCTAGAAGGAAAGATTCTTGCTGTCG ATATCAGTATTTGGTTGAATCAAGCAATAAAGGGAGCCAGAGATCGTGGTGGTAATTCCATACAGAATGCTCACCTCCTCACTCTGTTTCATCGACTCTGCAAGTTACTGTTTTTCAGAATCCGACCTGTCTTTGTTTTTGATGGAGAGGCACCTCTTCTGAAGAGACAGACCTTG GCTAAGCGAAGACAAAGAAAGGAGATGGCCATTAGTGATTCCAGGAAGACTACGGAGAAACTCTTGAAAACCTTTTTAAAGAGACAAGTTATCAAAACTGCACTTACGGGCAAAAG GAAAGAAGCTTTGCCCAGTATTACACAAGTTCGAAGAGAAGGAATTGATGATATGTATGTATTGCCTACtttagaggaagaagagaagaacaG ttcagaggaggaagaggaaaaagagtgGGAAGTGAGAATGACCCAAAAAAAGATGTTACAG GAAGAATTATGTGAAAATCCTCATTCTGTAGATATTGAATCAGAAGATTTCAACAAGCTGCCTccagaaataaaacatgaaatctTGACTGATATGAAAGAATTTACGAAGCGAAAAAGAACATTATTTGAAGCAATGCCAGAG gagTCCAATGACTTTTCCCAGTACCAGCTTAGAGGTTTGCTTAAGAAAAGCAACCTCAATCGGTGCatagaaaatgtagaaaaagaaTTGAATCAACAGCAGTCGGGTGAAATCCAAACACAGTATGAAAATGAAGGTGGTTTTGTGAAAGAAGTGGAATCTAGGAGGGTAGTCTCTGAAGATACTTCTCACTATATCCTAATAAAGG gtaTTCAAGCAAATGAAACTACAAGCAGAGACTTGGAAGCTGTTGCGGGACCCTCATCAAAAATGCTTGAATTTACTAAATTGAATAAAAGCAGTGAATCTCCTGCTAGTGCAAAGCTAGTTGTGTCTGACAAGTTGCAGACGGAGGAAAATAACAATATGGTGACAGCACCACCCTCTCCTCGGACTTTGCTTGCTATCCAGGCAGCTATGGTGGAAAGCAGCTCAGAAGAAGAATTGATGGATGAAGATACAAGACGGTTGAAAGTGGACCAATCTGTGACAGAGGAAGGTGCTGTGTCTCCAAGAACACTACAGGCTATCCGTCAAGCTCTGAGTGATGATGATAAAAGGGAGGAAGTTGTTACTGTTAGAACCATTGGAGTCCTACCAGAAAGATCAGAAGTGAAAGATTTTCTGCTTAGTAGCTCAGATGAAGAtgttactgttaaaactgttggAGTGCTACCAAAAAGATCAGAAGCGAGGGATTTTCTGCTTAGTAGCTCAGATGAGGAAGACCAGATTCCTGAAGTTGAAGAGGTAAAAAAGCCCCCTACATCTACAATTCATTTTCCAGACCAAGTGATTGTGCAAGATGctgaatttgaaaaaaagagtcatgagTTGAAAGAAAATGGTATTGCACCCAGTGTATCCAGAGATGAAAATAATTCTAGTATTGACAGTACtagaaaagacaaagaagatgtagacaaacaagaaaataattccCAAATGGACTTAAATTCTTCCGAACATAAAGATCTAAGCTTGTGCACGCAGAAGGCAAACTGTCCCCCTGAACAAACTAGTGTAAGAGTTTTAACTCGTGCTGAAGCAACAGACCTTTCTAAAACTGAGGAGAACCTGAAAATTCCTGAAAATACAGAGGAAGTAATTTcacaaacagaagagaaagtacCTGAGGCACAAAAGGATATTAGAGTTTTTCCAGAAGCAAAAGATCCcgaggaggaaagaggaggggTATCACAGTCGGAAGACAGTGATTCTGATG GCAGCTTTATTGAAGTGGATACTGAAATCGGTAACGAGGCCGAGTTTCCTACTAAATACGATGAAAAACTAGGTGATGAAACAGcacctccagaagtggagacAGACACACATGATACTGTCACACAGGACTTGATGAAGGAGTCTGATGAAGTGCAGTTGGCGAATGATCAGAATGTTGAAAGAGAAGATAGTAAAGATGCATCAGATGAGTGGCAGGACATCAGTTTG gaaGACCTGGAAGAATTAGAAAATGACCTTTCTGCTGAGCAGAATATACTTCAGTCTcaaaaacagcagcaggaacGTGTTGCTGCTTCTGTAACAGGACAGATGTTCTTGGAAAGCCAG GAGCTTCTCCGCCTGTTCGGCATTCCGTATATCGAAGCTCCCATGGAGGCGGAGGCACAGTGTGCTCTGTTGGACCTCACCGATCAGACCGCTGGGACCATCACCGATGACAGTGACGTTTGGCTCTTCGGTGCACGACATGTTTATAAAAATTTCTTCAGCCAAAACAAATATGTGGAGTATTATCAGTACGTTGATTTTCAAAACCAGCTAG GGTTGGATCGAAGCAAGTTAATTAATTTGGCGTACTTGCTTGGAAGTGACTACACTGAGGGCATCCCAAATGTTGGCTTTGTAACAGCGATGgagattttaaatgaatttcCTGGGCATGGCTTGGAACCTCTCTTAAAATTCAC tGAGTGGTGGAATGAGGCTCAGAAGAATAAGAAATTGAGACCTAATCCCCATGATACCAAAGTCAAGAGGAAACTGCGGGAGCTGCAACTTTCATCAGGTTTCCCGAATCCAGCAGTGGCAGAAGCATACCTGAAGCCTGTGGTGGATGAGACGAGGAGTTCCTTCATTTGGGGGAAGCCTGATATAGAGCAGATCAGAGA ATTCTGTCAGGATCACTTCGGCTGGACTAGGACAAAGACAGATGAAATACTTTTGCCCGTGGTTAAGCAGCTGAACTTGCAGCAG ACTCAGCTTCGAATTGATTCATTCTTCAGGCTGGCACAGCATGAAAAACTGACCATTAAAAGTCAAAGACTGCGCAGAGCTGTGACGTGtctgaagaggaaggaaaaagaagcagccGATGAAATTCGGGAGGCAACCGCTATTATGGAGACTGAACTTGAACAGCATGATCAAAGGGAATGGGAAGCCACAGGCTCTGCAAATCATCAGGCGACAGATGTTCAaagtggaaagagaagaaaacattcagaGTCCAGAAAGGAACATTTATATGCAGGTGGTTTTGTTGGGAATTTATGTCTTTCAGAAACTTCTAGTGATTCCTCAGTAGAGGAATCAGAAGGTAGAGACTTAGGCAAgagcaaaaggaggaaaactgCCTCAGTAATGGAGACAGCAGACCATAGAGAGAAAAAGGGCTGCAGTAGCTCGAGTGATGAGGATGAAGAACTGGGAAACATAGTCATGGTGACTGCCAAACCAGTGTTTGAGGGCAGAAAAAACAAGTCAAAGACTAAGAGaggaagaacaaagaaaaagtcttaa
- the ERCC5 gene encoding DNA excision repair protein ERCC-5 isoform X2 produces MKMKDLKCTAVRVFFADPLLAKRRQRKEMAISDSRKTTEKLLKTFLKRQVIKTALTGKRKEALPSITQVRREGIDDMYVLPTLEEEEKNSSEEEEEKEWEVRMTQKKMLQEELCENPHSVDIESEDFNKLPPEIKHEILTDMKEFTKRKRTLFEAMPEESNDFSQYQLRGLLKKSNLNRCIENVEKELNQQQSGEIQTQYENEGGFVKEVESRRVVSEDTSHYILIKGIQANETTSRDLEAVAGPSSKMLEFTKLNKSSESPASAKLVVSDKLQTEENNNMVTAPPSPRTLLAIQAAMVESSSEEELMDEDTRRLKVDQSVTEEGAVSPRTLQAIRQALSDDDKREEVVTVRTIGVLPERSEVKDFLLSSSDEDVTVKTVGVLPKRSEARDFLLSSSDEEDQIPEVEEVKKPPTSTIHFPDQVIVQDAEFEKKSHELKENGIAPSVSRDENNSSIDSTRKDKEDVDKQENNSQMDLNSSEHKDLSLCTQKANCPPEQTSVRVLTRAEATDLSKTEENLKIPENTEEVISQTEEKVPEAQKDIRVFPEAKDPEEERGGVSQSEDSDSDGSFIEVDTEIGNEAEFPTKYDEKLGDETAPPEVETDTHDTVTQDLMKESDEVQLANDQNVEREDSKDASDEWQDISLEDLEELENDLSAEQNILQSQKQQQERVAASVTGQMFLESQELLRLFGIPYIEAPMEAEAQCALLDLTDQTAGTITDDSDVWLFGARHVYKNFFSQNKYVEYYQYVDFQNQLGLDRSKLINLAYLLGSDYTEGIPNVGFVTAMEILNEFPGHGLEPLLKFTEWWNEAQKNKKLRPNPHDTKVKRKLRELQLSSGFPNPAVAEAYLKPVVDETRSSFIWGKPDIEQIREFCQDHFGWTRTKTDEILLPVVKQLNLQQTQLRIDSFFRLAQHEKLTIKSQRLRRAVTCLKRKEKEAADEIREATAIMETELEQHDQREWEATGSANHQATDVQSGKRRKHSESRKEHLYAGGFVGNLCLSETSSDSSVEESEGRDLGKSKRRKTASVMETADHREKKGCSSSSDEDEELGNIVMVTAKPVFEGRKNKSKTKRGRTKKKS; encoded by the exons ATGAAGATGAAAGACTTGAAATGCACTGCTGTTCGTGTGTTCTTTGCAGACCCACTGTTG GCTAAGCGAAGACAAAGAAAGGAGATGGCCATTAGTGATTCCAGGAAGACTACGGAGAAACTCTTGAAAACCTTTTTAAAGAGACAAGTTATCAAAACTGCACTTACGGGCAAAAG GAAAGAAGCTTTGCCCAGTATTACACAAGTTCGAAGAGAAGGAATTGATGATATGTATGTATTGCCTACtttagaggaagaagagaagaacaG ttcagaggaggaagaggaaaaagagtgGGAAGTGAGAATGACCCAAAAAAAGATGTTACAG GAAGAATTATGTGAAAATCCTCATTCTGTAGATATTGAATCAGAAGATTTCAACAAGCTGCCTccagaaataaaacatgaaatctTGACTGATATGAAAGAATTTACGAAGCGAAAAAGAACATTATTTGAAGCAATGCCAGAG gagTCCAATGACTTTTCCCAGTACCAGCTTAGAGGTTTGCTTAAGAAAAGCAACCTCAATCGGTGCatagaaaatgtagaaaaagaaTTGAATCAACAGCAGTCGGGTGAAATCCAAACACAGTATGAAAATGAAGGTGGTTTTGTGAAAGAAGTGGAATCTAGGAGGGTAGTCTCTGAAGATACTTCTCACTATATCCTAATAAAGG gtaTTCAAGCAAATGAAACTACAAGCAGAGACTTGGAAGCTGTTGCGGGACCCTCATCAAAAATGCTTGAATTTACTAAATTGAATAAAAGCAGTGAATCTCCTGCTAGTGCAAAGCTAGTTGTGTCTGACAAGTTGCAGACGGAGGAAAATAACAATATGGTGACAGCACCACCCTCTCCTCGGACTTTGCTTGCTATCCAGGCAGCTATGGTGGAAAGCAGCTCAGAAGAAGAATTGATGGATGAAGATACAAGACGGTTGAAAGTGGACCAATCTGTGACAGAGGAAGGTGCTGTGTCTCCAAGAACACTACAGGCTATCCGTCAAGCTCTGAGTGATGATGATAAAAGGGAGGAAGTTGTTACTGTTAGAACCATTGGAGTCCTACCAGAAAGATCAGAAGTGAAAGATTTTCTGCTTAGTAGCTCAGATGAAGAtgttactgttaaaactgttggAGTGCTACCAAAAAGATCAGAAGCGAGGGATTTTCTGCTTAGTAGCTCAGATGAGGAAGACCAGATTCCTGAAGTTGAAGAGGTAAAAAAGCCCCCTACATCTACAATTCATTTTCCAGACCAAGTGATTGTGCAAGATGctgaatttgaaaaaaagagtcatgagTTGAAAGAAAATGGTATTGCACCCAGTGTATCCAGAGATGAAAATAATTCTAGTATTGACAGTACtagaaaagacaaagaagatgtagacaaacaagaaaataattccCAAATGGACTTAAATTCTTCCGAACATAAAGATCTAAGCTTGTGCACGCAGAAGGCAAACTGTCCCCCTGAACAAACTAGTGTAAGAGTTTTAACTCGTGCTGAAGCAACAGACCTTTCTAAAACTGAGGAGAACCTGAAAATTCCTGAAAATACAGAGGAAGTAATTTcacaaacagaagagaaagtacCTGAGGCACAAAAGGATATTAGAGTTTTTCCAGAAGCAAAAGATCCcgaggaggaaagaggaggggTATCACAGTCGGAAGACAGTGATTCTGATG GCAGCTTTATTGAAGTGGATACTGAAATCGGTAACGAGGCCGAGTTTCCTACTAAATACGATGAAAAACTAGGTGATGAAACAGcacctccagaagtggagacAGACACACATGATACTGTCACACAGGACTTGATGAAGGAGTCTGATGAAGTGCAGTTGGCGAATGATCAGAATGTTGAAAGAGAAGATAGTAAAGATGCATCAGATGAGTGGCAGGACATCAGTTTG gaaGACCTGGAAGAATTAGAAAATGACCTTTCTGCTGAGCAGAATATACTTCAGTCTcaaaaacagcagcaggaacGTGTTGCTGCTTCTGTAACAGGACAGATGTTCTTGGAAAGCCAG GAGCTTCTCCGCCTGTTCGGCATTCCGTATATCGAAGCTCCCATGGAGGCGGAGGCACAGTGTGCTCTGTTGGACCTCACCGATCAGACCGCTGGGACCATCACCGATGACAGTGACGTTTGGCTCTTCGGTGCACGACATGTTTATAAAAATTTCTTCAGCCAAAACAAATATGTGGAGTATTATCAGTACGTTGATTTTCAAAACCAGCTAG GGTTGGATCGAAGCAAGTTAATTAATTTGGCGTACTTGCTTGGAAGTGACTACACTGAGGGCATCCCAAATGTTGGCTTTGTAACAGCGATGgagattttaaatgaatttcCTGGGCATGGCTTGGAACCTCTCTTAAAATTCAC tGAGTGGTGGAATGAGGCTCAGAAGAATAAGAAATTGAGACCTAATCCCCATGATACCAAAGTCAAGAGGAAACTGCGGGAGCTGCAACTTTCATCAGGTTTCCCGAATCCAGCAGTGGCAGAAGCATACCTGAAGCCTGTGGTGGATGAGACGAGGAGTTCCTTCATTTGGGGGAAGCCTGATATAGAGCAGATCAGAGA ATTCTGTCAGGATCACTTCGGCTGGACTAGGACAAAGACAGATGAAATACTTTTGCCCGTGGTTAAGCAGCTGAACTTGCAGCAG ACTCAGCTTCGAATTGATTCATTCTTCAGGCTGGCACAGCATGAAAAACTGACCATTAAAAGTCAAAGACTGCGCAGAGCTGTGACGTGtctgaagaggaaggaaaaagaagcagccGATGAAATTCGGGAGGCAACCGCTATTATGGAGACTGAACTTGAACAGCATGATCAAAGGGAATGGGAAGCCACAGGCTCTGCAAATCATCAGGCGACAGATGTTCAaagtggaaagagaagaaaacattcagaGTCCAGAAAGGAACATTTATATGCAGGTGGTTTTGTTGGGAATTTATGTCTTTCAGAAACTTCTAGTGATTCCTCAGTAGAGGAATCAGAAGGTAGAGACTTAGGCAAgagcaaaaggaggaaaactgCCTCAGTAATGGAGACAGCAGACCATAGAGAGAAAAAGGGCTGCAGTAGCTCGAGTGATGAGGATGAAGAACTGGGAAACATAGTCATGGTGACTGCCAAACCAGTGTTTGAGGGCAGAAAAAACAAGTCAAAGACTAAGAGaggaagaacaaagaaaaagtcttaa